A genomic window from Anthocerotibacter panamensis C109 includes:
- a CDS encoding PEP-CTERM sorting domain-containing protein (PEP-CTERM proteins occur, often in large numbers, in the proteomes of bacteria that also encode an exosortase, a predicted intramembrane cysteine proteinase. The presence of a PEP-CTERM domain at a protein's C-terminus predicts cleavage within the sorting domain, followed by covalent anchoring to some some component of the (usually Gram-negative) cell surface. Many PEP-CTERM proteins exhibit an unusual sequence composition that includes large numbers of potential glycosylation sites. Expression of one such protein has been shown restore the ability of a bacterium to form floc, a type of biofilm.) gives MTNAPQIAATVPLPISTQRTPMMNFSRTALLIALSGTVLTGTAQAATLSNGSFEQNFTGWNRTGNTSIQNASSGINPVDGTNQALLTNAGAATGATGLEDFFELTAGTLNGLGVFNGAGISQSFTANAGDTLSLSWNFLTNEPPTTVTNDFAFVVLNGVTTLADTNSSLLGASSSIFFDSDTGYQTFNFTFATSGIFTLGLGVANVGDAQILSGLLVDQVTVTPAAVPEPATVLGTLALGGLALLKKGTRKQS, from the coding sequence ATGACGAACGCACCGCAGATTGCCGCAACTGTCCCCCTACCGATCTCTACCCAGAGGACTCCGATGATGAATTTCTCTCGCACTGCACTCCTTATCGCCCTCTCGGGAACGGTCCTGACTGGCACTGCCCAGGCAGCTACCCTCAGTAATGGTAGCTTTGAGCAAAACTTTACCGGCTGGAATCGCACCGGCAACACCAGCATTCAGAATGCAAGCAGTGGTATCAATCCGGTGGACGGGACCAATCAAGCGCTCTTGACCAACGCGGGGGCTGCTACCGGGGCGACGGGGTTGGAGGACTTCTTTGAATTGACCGCAGGTACCCTGAACGGATTGGGCGTATTCAATGGGGCAGGCATCAGCCAGAGCTTTACCGCTAACGCCGGAGACACCCTGTCGCTGAGTTGGAACTTTCTGACCAATGAGCCGCCCACAACGGTCACCAATGATTTCGCTTTTGTTGTCCTCAATGGCGTTACGACCTTGGCTGATACAAACTCCTCCTTGCTGGGGGCTTCCTCTTCGATTTTCTTTGACAGCGACACAGGTTATCAGACGTTTAACTTTACTTTCGCCACGAGCGGCATCTTTACGCTGGGTCTGGGAGTCGCGAATGTGGGCGATGCTCAGATCCTATCGGGTCTGCTGGTAGATCAGGTCACTGTCACCCCGGCTGCCGTCCCGGAACCGGCTACGGTCCTCGGCACGCTGGCTTTGGGCGGCCTTGCTTTGCTCAAAAAAGGTACCCGCAAGCAGTCCTAG